In one window of Acidovorax sp. HDW3 DNA:
- a CDS encoding aminoglycoside phosphotransferase family protein, with protein sequence MSTLSPQAPTASALTWPTPERAAACAQWLATLVPAHGLRPETLRLASADASFRRYLRLDTQEGRTLIVMDAPPAQENCRPFVQVQALLQAAGLPVPAILAWDEAQGFMLLSDLGAHTAISALQPERPQEAAPLYRQASDLLLQLQQRACADSLPAYDEALLRRELQLFPDWYVAQHRQVRLDEAQQASLAQVYSQIVAHNLAVPSVFVHRDFMLRNLMLGTPDVPLGLLDFQDAVRGPITYDIASLLRDAFISWEEDFIIDIAVRYWEKARKAGLLGATSSSGWGADFGEFYRAVEWMGLQRHLKVAGIFARLTLRDGKPKYLADAPRFIAYIRATCARYRELAPLLRLVDQIEGNSAPMGYAFGRM encoded by the coding sequence ATGAGTACCTTGAGCCCCCAAGCCCCCACCGCCAGCGCCCTGACCTGGCCCACCCCCGAACGCGCCGCCGCCTGCGCCCAGTGGCTCGCCACCCTGGTCCCCGCGCATGGCCTGCGCCCCGAAACCCTGCGCCTGGCCAGCGCCGACGCCAGCTTTCGCCGCTACCTGCGCCTCGATACCCAGGAGGGGCGCACGCTGATCGTCATGGACGCGCCGCCGGCGCAAGAAAACTGCCGCCCCTTCGTGCAGGTGCAGGCGCTGCTGCAGGCCGCCGGCCTGCCGGTGCCCGCCATCCTGGCCTGGGACGAGGCGCAGGGCTTCATGCTGCTGTCCGACCTGGGCGCGCACACGGCCATCAGCGCGCTGCAGCCCGAGCGCCCGCAAGAGGCCGCGCCGCTGTACCGCCAGGCCAGCGACCTGCTGCTGCAGCTGCAGCAGCGCGCCTGCGCCGACAGCCTGCCGGCTTACGACGAGGCCCTGCTGCGGCGCGAGCTGCAGCTGTTTCCCGACTGGTACGTGGCGCAGCACCGCCAGGTGCGCCTGGACGAGGCGCAGCAAGCGAGCCTGGCGCAGGTCTACAGCCAGATCGTGGCGCACAACCTGGCCGTGCCCAGCGTCTTCGTGCACCGCGACTTCATGCTGCGTAACCTCATGCTCGGCACGCCGGATGTGCCCCTGGGCCTGCTCGATTTTCAGGACGCGGTGCGCGGCCCCATCACCTACGACATTGCCAGCTTGCTGCGTGACGCCTTCATCAGCTGGGAAGAAGATTTCATCATCGACATCGCCGTGCGCTACTGGGAAAAAGCGCGCAAGGCCGGCCTGCTGGGTGCGACCAGCAGCAGTGGCTGGGGCGCTGACTTTGGCGAGTTCTACCGCGCCGTCGAATGGATGGGGCTGCAGCGCCACCTGAAAGTGGCCGGCATTTTTGCCCGCCTGACGCTGCGCGACGGCAAGCCCAAATACCTGGCGGATGCGCCGCGCTTCATCGCCTACATCCGCGCCACCTGCGCGCGCTACCGCGAGCTGGCGCCGCTCTTGCGCCTGGTCGATCAGATCGAAGGCAACAGCGCCCCCATGGGCTATGCCTTTGGCCGGATGTGA
- a CDS encoding 16S rRNA (uracil(1498)-N(3))-methyltransferase codes for MPRFYCPLPLASGAELELPEGAARHVQVLRLQPGAAITLFDGQGDEWPAQVLHMGRSSVRVQLGAPERVAREAARPIHLLAGITAGERMEWLIEKATELGAASLTPIAAERSVLKLKGERADKKQAHWQAIAIAACEQCGRNRVPTIHPAATLAQALAALPAVEPAQPGQRLLLSLQADSKPLRQAAAPGSGALWFLSGPEGGLAPAEEAQALAAGFAAVTLGPRVLRAETAPLAALAGLLLD; via the coding sequence ATGCCGCGTTTTTACTGCCCCCTGCCGCTGGCCAGCGGCGCTGAACTGGAGCTGCCCGAGGGCGCCGCGCGCCACGTGCAGGTGCTGCGCCTGCAACCGGGCGCGGCCATCACCTTGTTTGACGGCCAGGGCGACGAATGGCCGGCCCAGGTGCTGCACATGGGCCGCAGCAGCGTGCGCGTGCAGCTCGGCGCGCCCGAGCGCGTGGCGCGCGAGGCGGCGCGCCCCATTCACCTGCTCGCCGGCATTACGGCGGGCGAGCGCATGGAGTGGCTGATCGAAAAAGCCACCGAGCTGGGCGCCGCCAGCCTCACCCCCATCGCCGCCGAGCGCAGCGTGCTCAAGCTCAAGGGCGAGCGTGCCGACAAAAAACAGGCCCACTGGCAGGCCATCGCCATTGCCGCCTGCGAGCAATGCGGGCGCAACCGCGTGCCCACCATCCACCCCGCCGCCACGCTGGCCCAGGCCCTGGCGGCGCTGCCTGCGGTTGAGCCGGCGCAGCCGGGCCAGCGCCTGCTGCTGTCGCTGCAGGCCGATAGCAAGCCGCTGCGCCAGGCGGCGGCGCCGGGCAGCGGCGCGCTGTGGTTCCTCTCCGGCCCCGAAGGCGGCCTGGCGCCGGCCGAAGAAGCCCAGGCCCTGGCCGCTGGCTTTGCCGCCGTCACCCTGGGCCCGCGCGTGTTGCGCGCAGAAACCGCGCCGCTGGCGGCGCTGGCGGGCTTGTTGCTCGACTGA